In one Pseudomonas sp. Bout1 genomic region, the following are encoded:
- the murC gene encoding UDP-N-acetylmuramate--L-alanine ligase — translation MVENQKAMPQPEMRRIRRIHFVGIGGVGMCGIAEVLLNLGYQVSGSDLKMSPVTERLESFGAKIFIGHRAENAAEADVLVVSSAVNTSNPEVATALERRIPVVPRAEMLAELMRYRHGIAVAGTHGKTTTTSLIASVFAAGGLDPTFVIGGRLNAAGTNAQLGTSRYLIAEADESDASFLHLQPLVAVVTNIDADHMATYDGDFNKLKKTFVEFLHNLPFYGLAVVCLDDPVVREILPLVKRPTVTYGFSEDCDVRAINVRQQGMQTFFTVLRPDREPLDVSVNMPGNHNVLNSLATICIASDEGVSDEAIVEGLSGFAGVGRRFQVYGELPVDGGSVMLVDDYGHHPTEVAAVIKAVRGGWPERRLVMVYQPHRYSRTRDLYDDFVNVLADANVLLLMEVYPAGEEPIPGADSRKLCNSIRQRGQLDPIYIERGVDLAPIVKPLLRAGDILLCQGAGDIGGLAPKLLASPLFAAAQGKSK, via the coding sequence ATGGTTGAGAATCAGAAAGCCATGCCGCAACCGGAAATGCGCCGCATCCGTCGCATCCACTTTGTCGGCATCGGCGGCGTGGGCATGTGCGGCATCGCCGAAGTGTTGCTTAACCTGGGTTACCAAGTGTCCGGCTCCGACCTGAAAATGTCGCCGGTCACTGAACGCCTGGAATCGTTTGGCGCGAAAATCTTTATCGGCCACCGAGCCGAGAACGCTGCCGAAGCCGACGTGCTGGTGGTCTCCAGTGCCGTGAACACCTCCAACCCGGAAGTGGCCACCGCCCTTGAGCGCCGTATTCCCGTGGTGCCGCGTGCCGAGATGCTGGCCGAGCTGATGCGCTACCGCCACGGCATCGCCGTTGCCGGTACCCATGGCAAGACCACCACCACCAGCCTGATCGCCTCGGTGTTCGCCGCCGGTGGCCTGGACCCGACGTTCGTCATCGGTGGCCGCCTGAATGCAGCCGGTACCAATGCGCAGCTGGGCACCAGCCGTTACCTGATCGCCGAAGCCGATGAAAGCGACGCCAGCTTCCTGCACCTGCAACCGCTGGTGGCCGTGGTGACCAACATCGACGCCGACCACATGGCGACCTACGACGGTGACTTCAACAAACTGAAGAAAACCTTCGTCGAGTTCCTGCACAACCTGCCGTTCTACGGGTTGGCCGTGGTGTGCCTGGACGATCCGGTGGTGCGCGAAATCCTGCCGCTGGTCAAGCGTCCTACCGTGACCTACGGCTTCAGCGAAGACTGCGATGTGCGTGCAATCAATGTGCGCCAGCAGGGCATGCAGACCTTCTTCACCGTGCTGCGCCCGGACCGCGAGCCGCTGGATGTCTCGGTGAACATGCCGGGCAACCACAACGTACTCAACTCCCTGGCGACCATCTGCATCGCCTCTGACGAAGGCGTCAGCGATGAAGCCATCGTCGAAGGCCTGTCGGGTTTTGCCGGCGTGGGTCGCCGCTTCCAGGTCTACGGCGAACTGCCGGTAGACGGCGGCAGCGTGATGCTGGTGGACGACTACGGCCACCACCCGACCGAAGTCGCTGCGGTGATCAAGGCTGTACGCGGTGGCTGGCCTGAGCGCCGCCTGGTGATGGTGTACCAGCCGCATCGCTACAGCCGTACGCGCGACCTGTACGACGATTTCGTGAATGTACTGGCTGACGCCAACGTGTTGCTGCTGATGGAAGTCTACCCGGCCGGTGAAGAGCCGATCCCGGGTGCCGACAGCCGCAAGCTGTGCAACAGCATCCGCCAACGGGGCCAACTGGACCCGATCTACATTGAGCGTGGTGTAGACCTCGCACCGATCGTCAAGCCGCTGCTGCGTGCCGGCGACATCCTGCTGTGCCAGGGTGCCGGTGACATCGGCGGCCTCGCCCCTAAATTGCTGGCAAGCCCGCTGTTTGCCGCTGCGCAGGGGAAGTCCAAATGA
- the murG gene encoding undecaprenyldiphospho-muramoylpentapeptide beta-N-acetylglucosaminyltransferase: MGANVLIMAGGTGGHVFPALACAREFQNRGYTVHWLGTPRGIENDLVPNAGLPLHLINVTGLRGKGKLSLLKAPFVLLKAVWQARKVIREVKPVCVLGFGGYVTGPGGVAAKLAGVPVIVHEQNAVAGTANRLLVPLAARVCEAFPKTFGAADKLRTTGNPVRTELFMGIARQPLAGRKAHLLILGGSLGAEPLNKLLPEAVSQLPVELRPEIFHQAGKNHDEVTATRYRDAGVEANVQPFIKDMAQAYGWADLVVCRAGALTVSELAAAGLPSLLVPLPHAIDDHQTRNAEYLAGEGAAFLLPQRTTGAADLAARLTEVLMQPERLNSMASTASRLAKPDATRTVVDICLEVAHG; encoded by the coding sequence ATGGGCGCTAACGTGCTGATCATGGCAGGCGGCACCGGTGGGCACGTGTTCCCGGCGCTGGCCTGTGCCCGCGAATTCCAGAACCGTGGCTACACCGTGCATTGGCTCGGCACGCCTCGCGGCATTGAAAATGACCTGGTCCCGAATGCCGGCTTGCCACTGCATTTGATCAACGTCACCGGCTTGCGTGGCAAGGGCAAATTGTCCCTGCTCAAGGCGCCGTTCGTGTTGCTCAAGGCGGTGTGGCAAGCGCGCAAGGTGATCCGAGAAGTGAAGCCGGTGTGCGTGCTGGGCTTTGGTGGCTACGTGACCGGCCCCGGCGGCGTCGCGGCAAAACTCGCCGGCGTGCCGGTGATCGTCCACGAGCAAAACGCCGTGGCCGGCACCGCCAACCGCTTGCTGGTGCCCTTGGCTGCCCGGGTGTGCGAGGCATTTCCGAAAACCTTTGGCGCCGCAGACAAACTGCGCACCACCGGCAACCCGGTGCGTACCGAGCTGTTCATGGGCATTGCCCGCCAGCCATTGGCCGGTCGCAAGGCGCACCTGTTGATCCTGGGCGGAAGCCTGGGCGCCGAACCGTTGAACAAATTGCTGCCTGAAGCGGTGTCGCAACTCCCCGTGGAGCTGCGCCCGGAGATCTTCCATCAGGCCGGCAAGAACCACGATGAAGTGACCGCCACGCGCTACCGCGATGCGGGTGTGGAGGCGAATGTGCAGCCCTTCATCAAAGACATGGCCCAAGCCTATGGCTGGGCCGACCTGGTGGTCTGTCGCGCAGGTGCGTTGACCGTCAGTGAACTGGCCGCCGCCGGTCTGCCGTCCTTGCTGGTGCCTTTGCCCCACGCGATCGACGATCACCAGACCCGCAACGCCGAATATTTGGCCGGGGAGGGCGCTGCCTTCCTGCTGCCGCAAAGAACGACTGGCGCCGCCGATTTGGCCGCACGCCTGACCGAGGTTTTGATGCAACCGGAACGACTGAACAGCATGGCGAGCACCGCAAGCCGCCTGGCCAAACCTGACGCAACCCGCACCGTGGTCGATATCTGCCTGGAGGTGGCCCATGGTTGA
- the ftsW gene encoding putative lipid II flippase FtsW: MSINFRNIIKPYPSPLITGRGIDLDFPMLAGCLALLGLGLVMITSASSEVAAVQSGNTLYMMIRHLVYLVIGLGACIVTMMIPIATWQRLGWLMLVGAFGLLVMVILPGIGREVNGSMRWIGFGAFNVQPSEIAKVFVVIYLAGYLVRRQKEVRESWMGFFKPFIVLLPMAGLLLMEPDFGATVVMMGAAAAMLFLGGVGLFRFTLMVVLAVAAVTILVQAQPYRMARLITFTDPWSDQFGSGYQLTQALIAFGRGEWLGVGLGNSVQKQFYLPEAHTDFVFSVLAEELGVVGSLCTVALFVFVCVRAMYIGLWAEKAKQFFAAYVAYGLAFLWIGQFLINIGVNVGLLPTKGLTLPFLSYGGSSLVICCACLGLLLRIEWESRTHLGSEEMEFSESDFAEEPNHGR; encoded by the coding sequence CGCTGCTGGGCCTGGGCCTGGTGATGATCACCTCGGCGTCCTCGGAAGTGGCTGCGGTGCAATCGGGCAACACCCTTTACATGATGATCCGCCACCTGGTGTACCTGGTGATCGGCCTCGGCGCGTGCATCGTCACCATGATGATCCCGATCGCCACCTGGCAACGCCTGGGCTGGCTGATGCTGGTGGGCGCATTCGGCCTGTTGGTGATGGTGATCCTGCCCGGCATCGGGCGTGAGGTGAACGGTTCGATGCGCTGGATCGGTTTCGGCGCGTTCAACGTGCAGCCGTCGGAAATCGCCAAGGTGTTCGTGGTGATCTACCTCGCCGGTTACCTGGTGCGGCGCCAGAAAGAAGTACGCGAAAGCTGGATGGGTTTCTTCAAGCCGTTCATCGTGCTGTTGCCCATGGCCGGGCTGTTGCTGATGGAGCCGGACTTCGGTGCCACCGTCGTGATGATGGGGGCGGCGGCGGCGATGCTGTTCCTCGGGGGCGTGGGCCTGTTCCGTTTCACCTTGATGGTGGTGCTGGCGGTGGCCGCCGTGACGATTCTGGTGCAGGCGCAACCCTACCGGATGGCTCGTCTGATTACCTTTACCGACCCGTGGTCCGATCAGTTCGGTTCCGGCTACCAGTTGACCCAGGCGTTGATCGCCTTCGGTCGCGGCGAGTGGCTGGGCGTGGGCCTGGGCAACAGTGTGCAGAAGCAGTTCTACCTGCCGGAAGCGCACACCGACTTCGTGTTCTCGGTACTTGCCGAAGAGCTGGGCGTGGTTGGTTCGCTGTGCACCGTCGCGCTGTTCGTGTTCGTCTGTGTGCGGGCCATGTACATCGGCTTGTGGGCCGAAAAAGCCAAACAGTTTTTTGCGGCCTACGTCGCGTACGGCCTGGCGTTCCTGTGGATCGGCCAGTTCCTGATCAACATCGGGGTGAACGTCGGCCTGCTGCCGACCAAGGGCCTGACCTTGCCGTTCCTCAGTTACGGCGGCAGTTCGTTGGTGATTTGCTGCGCCTGTCTCGGGTTATTGCTACGCATCGAGTGGGAGAGTCGAACCCACCTGGGCAGCGAAGAGATGGAGTTCAGCGAAAGTGACTTCGCCGAGGAGCCGAACCATGGGCGCTAA